CAGAAAGTGTATACTTTGAAAGGTGTGCATATCCCTATTGTACATTTCTGGGACAGTGCCACGTAGAAGTCTTATTACTTTAAATCTTTATGtttactgttttctttttcactgaCCCAGGTCGTATCTGACCCCGGTCAGGGATGAAGAAGCGGAGTCTCAGAGGAAAGCGAAGTCTCGTCATGCCAGACAGACCCGTAGGTCAACACAGGTAAAGAACAAATGGCTTACAGAAGTTGAGGTTTTATTatattgtgtttgactgttgACAGTGATAAAGCTGTATGAATGTCCTGCAGGGCGTGACTCTAACAGACCTGAAAGAGGCTCAGAAGACCAACAGCCAGCCTcctccagacagacagacggaggaaGGAGGCACTCTGGATGAAAGGACCTGTCTGAGGAAAGGCATGATGGATGACAGACGAGTCAAAATCGGCCTGACAGAGTCCACGGAAACAACGGAGATCATTCCGAAATGGAGCAAAATGGACGAGGTTAGCAGGAGAAATGTATGCAGAAATCAGTTTAGGCCTTCTGCTGCAGAAGTGGTTGGTTGGTACTGTAACTTTGGAGGATGTTTGTGATTTAactgtaactttgttttttgtttttttatcttatgGATGTACAGCAGGGGAACATTGAACCCAGGTTAGAAACCCTCGCTGAGTCTCCGATACCAAACCTTTCACATTCATCTATTGCTGGATCCTGTGGCCTGCTTTACTGCAACAACTCCTTCAGAGGTCagaaaaactgtgtgtgtgtgtgtgtgtgtgtgtgtgtgtgtgtgtgtgtgtgtgtgtgtgtgtcacccacATACCCCACTgctgtattgtttttcttttcttgtgacCTAATTAAAATCCATAAGTAGAAAAGTATTGAAGTGGTAACCCTTCACTTTGTCTCAAACTGGGCCCTGAAGCATTGTTGTTACACCAAATAAGTAAATATGTAATATGGTATATGTTAAATGATGTATGCATGTACAGAATATGCCAAAAAGCCATTCACAGACaaagaaatgtacagtatggtgTCATCATAGTGACGTTACTTATGCTTGGGGTTTATTAGACACCAGAGAGGCCTCTACTTACAATAACTGTTATAAAACTCCAATGACAGTAATCCTAATGGTCCAATCTAGAGTTTGGGAGGGGCAGTGCTGTGTAAAAACACCAATCAACACTAATCACAGCTGGAAATTCATTGTAATTAACCACGTTTTTTCAGCTTTTAAGATGCCAACACAGAAATAATGCATCACAGTCTGCAGTGGACTTTTGAATCATGTCACCAGTTCATTAGATGTGTCTAAGCCATTTTATAATattaggaaaaaaagtcattaataCCAAAGGGATAAAACAATGTTGAGCTAAGAAAGAAAGCCCGGGTTCTTCCAGGACCCAAACAGAACATTTGGGTTAAatttgttgtgtgatttgtttattttcagCAGTGATTATTAGAGAAGTATACAATAGAAATACTTGCTTTATATGTGCAGCTGGTGAGAGATGGTGGAGAGATGAAAATCAGAACCCTGTTAAAGATGCAGCACAGCTGAGCCTTTCAAGAAAGCAGCAACAAAGACGACTCTGCGGTGACGTCGGCGATTCAGACTACAACACTACAAAGGTACTTGGGGAACCTTTTAAAAAACTTGATTTGAGCTGCTCTGCTCAGTGGCTATTGAATATCATCTCAGTTGTGTTCCTTCAGTACCAATAGATGGAGCCAAAggattttcatattttatttttcatgctTAGTTTTACCGAGGAGTATTTACAGTTCACTTGATACAAACTGTCTAATACATTGAGATCCCTTGAGAATATGTTTCAGTGTGCTCATGACATACTTTGGCCATCCTCAACAAAGTAAAAATgatgtcttattttttttaaaggcatctAGATGTTAAATACTTTACAGCCGAGAATCTCACGCCAAAATCATTTTATTGTTCAATATTCATTAGCGCCATTGTTTCATATTCACATCCTGTTTCTCACCCGAAAGCTAAGTATGCCTCAAAGGCAGCCAAACTGTGCTCTGATGCAATATTTTCAGATGTACCGCAATCGTAGATGCGAAGCATGTGTTCAGAGATTGTTTTTACTAGAGGCGCTGGTTAATATCTTACAGAACGACAGGGGGggatcacccacacacacacacacacacacacacacacacacacacacacacacacacacacacacactcctcctgCTCCCTCTAAGTCGCTTTGCTTCCTCACATCACATGGCTAAAGTGTCTCAGCATACCATACCATATTGGGCCAACTGAGACGCTCTCTGCTTAGTCTTAGCCTAGGATTCAGAGGGATtgactttcttttctctttcaccCTCTAAACAGATACTGTGTGCCCCTCCACCTGAGCACTGCATGTGAAAAACCCTGAACCACATAACTAATTCCTcctcctgggtgcaaactgGAAATCCACTTGAGTTTCAGTGAGGATATTCTATTAATCTGTGTTTTTCTAAAAAGAAGATAGATACCAAAGTGAACgggaaggagaggagacacaGAGATGCTAAGGATATAGATTATAGATGATACAGTTCCTCTGTGAGCTGACTCCAGGTCAGCGGCTCAGCTGTCCCCCACGGTGGAATCTGAAGCAGAGATCAGTTGGTAACATGAGAGTCTCGTAGCTTTACGGAGAGGACTATATCTGTCTGTGATAATCATATCGGGAGCATGACAGGCTGCCCATCACCAGAGCCGAACTCTGCATGACTCCATGATGATCTGAGCAGATTTTCCACCGTGACTttcagcagcagagagaaagacaggtgTTAGAGCAAAGTCTGCGAAGAGATTCTGCTACATGTAAGATCGGTGGTGATTGTGGCGATTATGATAGAAGGAATTAGCAAGAGATAGAGCAAGCAAGACTATCTTTGCAGCCAATTCTATTACATCACCACTGTTGGGATTCAGTAATTAGATCCCGGCTGGTAGAACATCCTGCTCTTCCACATTTACTCCAAAAATCATGTAAACTCTGGAAGCAGCTTCTGTGGCTATTTTCTGTACTCCTAAGATGCATGTGAATAATATCCCATATAAGTCCTGAAACTAAGGGTAAGGAGGATCAGACTGGGGGAACTCCAGCTGGGATTGACTCTTACAGTAATACAACTCTCCAACATCAGTGCCAGTGTAGTTCACTGCCACTATGTCATATTCTCTACAGATGGTCTCTGAAGGGAGAACATGTATACCAATATACTGTACAAGATGGTTACTGTTGCCAATTTCAGTTTTTGGGTCGTATTTCAAACCATCCTTCACAAAAGCCTACACAGTGAACCCACAATGATACAATGCAGAATAGTTTAGGAACCAAAGCTTCAACCTTTTAGGAAGAGCTTAAAGGAAAGTAAGGATGCTTGATTTGAACTTAATTAGCACCTCTAtgttaatgttatttttgtGGTTGGTTATTCACATCACATAATCACagtcttttttattaaataatcaagtTGTTTTTCACTTTCATATTCTCTCCGCCTTTCTATTTTTAATCCttctatgtttttttgtctttatcttTCCTTTGATCTATTCGCCCTGAGTATGAGGGAGTTGGGGAACAGCAAGGTGCTGCTAACCTCACTATAAAAGGAAGATAGCATGAGCCTGCTAGTGCAGAAGACTATGGGAAGAAAGTAAGGAGGGGGGGTTGCAGCCGGGttgtttaaaggaacagtccgacattttgggaaatacgcttattagctttcttgctgagagttagatgagaagattgataccattctctcatgtctgtatggtaaatatgaagttACAGCCAGCtaccggttagcttagcttagcataaagactggaaacagggggaaacagctagcatggctttgtccaaaggtaacacaaTCTGCCTTCCAGAACCTgtgaagctcactaattaacacgttatataTTGTCTGTTTAATTCGTAtgaaaaccaaagtgtaaagaaatgttgttaaaatgtttgtacctgactagctgtttccccgtttcTAGTTTTTCTAGTGCATTTTATGAGAGAGGCATACATCTCCTCATCTAACTCTGGGCAAGGAAGCGAAAAATCCATTCCccaaaactattcctttaataagATGGTAACTTTGAAGAAAGATGGAACAGTCTTGATATTTTTACAAACCTCTGAAGGCCacaggatgaaaaaaaaatcatcacagCTGTAGGACAAAATCACCAATGCCATGGAAATATCACAGGGCTAAAATGAGAAATACAATAAAAGACAGATTTTGGCCACAAGTGCTCTGTGTTAACACTGTGTAACACTCACACTAACAGCATCTCACAACTGCGGGGTGTAGTACAAAGTTACTTGACACTTCACGGTTGTTGATGGCTCCTCAGGTAATACTGTGTGTTGACCTTCCAGCACACAAATGGCTGCAGCCCCCCTCCAACTCTGGCTTTGTGCTCCACCTCCCCCTTATCCCTCCACATCAGTGGACAATTTTAGCCCTGAGTGCAGAGTCCGGTCATAGCAGAGCCTCTGGCAGATTGCCAAAGCCGAAGAGAGAAGGGAGAAGTGGCGGTGGGaggtgtgggggtgggggtggggtggaGGGACTGGGAGGGTGACCAAGCAGTgaaaggagaaggagagagagaaagcaagggagggagggaaatggagagagagagtgtgtataACTTTGGGAAACATAGGAAGAGGCAGCAAAGGGAACAAACTTTTCTCTCTTGGCTGCTTCCTTTTGGACTTTTTCACATTTCATCAAAAGACCTCAGTGTTGACAGAGCGGAAACAAGGGAGGATACTTTGTTTGCTTTAGAAGTTAAAGAGttatttctctgtttttgtgatcagcAGAGgttaatttgttttgttgttcttaGCATTTTTATCAAATTATTGCTTCAGTGAGCTTTGAAGAAGGCGTGACCACCTGAAATCCCTACAAACTCAgctgcagctctctctctctcacacacacacacacacacacacacacacacacacacacacacacacacacacacaaatatacacacacctgTTTTTGAGGATTCCCCGGGAGCGCAGTCATGGGCATCTGCATCACTGTTGCTTGAGGGAATCTGCGCGTCTGTGAGGCTGTTATCTGGTGGTGGCCCCGGTGAATGTTACAGTAGAAGTTGACCTGCCAGTCCAGAGAAGAGGGGGGAGATGTCAACCTACTACCCGCGCACCAAGGACCTGACTCGCACCAGGAAGTCAGTGACAGATTCACCACCGTCCTCTCCGTCCCCCACAGACAAAAACTACAGAGTAAGACCAGAAACCTTTCTTATAGATAAATGCACCTTTTGGAATTTAAACTTAATCATTTCGCTAATGTAGCAAGGTGGATGCGTCTAATTTCATATATCTGTATGTGTAATTAAGTGACTTTGTATTATGTTAATCCAAAGTTGAAGAAACTTAAACAAAGTACTGTATTTCCTGTGGGTGATTAATCCTAAAAGCAGATATTTCTTTCTGGATTCAGACTAAATCTTTTAAGATGTCTAAACACATGACAGCACAAGCTCTGTTaaagtagatagatagaaagaaagaaagaaagatagatatatagatagatagatagatagatagatcgatcgatcgatcgatcgatcgatcgatagatagatagatagatagatagatagatagatagatagatagatagatagatagactgaACAAGGATATTGCAAGGAAATCTATGAAATTTCAAAAACTCAATCAAAACACAAAGTACTAATATAACAGTAAAAAGTAAACAATGGAAATATAAGGGAAATGGAAATACTTGTTAGTTGCAGTTCTTGTAAAgtatgtacagttgtgttcaaaataatagcagtccaacatcactaacctcataaatcaatttttttggtagaagtgatatttctacatgccaaataatttactagtaagtgttgtagagtcatagaaaaccaacagacccaacagtcatgacatgcatgctgctcattctgtgtaattgaatctgtaattgaaaggggcatgttcaaaataatagcagtgttgtgttcaattagtgaggtgattgattctgtgaagaaacaggtgtcaattatggcccatatttaaggaaggaaggaaggaagcaaatgttgtgcatgctggttatagtgcatttcacactgaaatactcagcaaaatgggtcgttccagacagtgctctgaggaacagcggactttgattaaaaagttgtttGGAGTGGGGAAAACATATAAGGAAGTGTAGAAaagtataggctgctcagccaaaatgatttcaaatgccttgaaatggcatccaaagcctgaacgacgtgggaaaaaaatgGTCAAGTACCATTCGAAttgatcgaagaatagccaaaatggcaaaggctcaaccaatgatcagctccaggaaaatcaaagaagacttaaagttacctgtgagtactgttacgatcagaagaaggctatgtgaagcaaagctatcagctagaagcccctgcaaagtcccattgctgaaaaaaagacatgtactgaataggttgaaatttgccaaatgacacattgactggccaaaggagaaatagggcaacattctgtggactaaTGAGAGCAAAACTGTTCTTTTTgcgtctaggggccgcagacagtttgtccgacgactcctatgcactgaattcaagccacagtacactgtgaagacagtaaagcatggtggtgcaaaaatcatgttaaggggatgtttctcatactgtggtgttgggactatttatcgcataccaggtatcatggatcagtttcaatacatcaaaatacttgaaagGGTCAtattgccttatgctgaagaggaaatgcctttgaaatgggtctttcaacaagacaatgacctaaaacacaccagtaagcgagcaaagtcttggttccagatgaacacgattgatgttatggagtggccagcccaatccccagacctcaatcccatagaaaacttgtggggtgacatcaaaaatgctgtttctgaggcaaaacccagtaatgcagaggaattgtagaatgtagttcaatcgtcctgggctggaatacctgttcacaggtgccagaagttggtcgactccatgcaacacagatgtgaagcagttctcagaaataatggttatgcaactaaatattagtgcagtgattcaaagtaaagcaaacccttgagacatttttcagtgtatacagtaaatgtttgagtttgtaaagaaaaatgcaaatactgctatttcttttattaattttggtcatgttttgatttggaattgaatgtgcagtgttcccaatgcattgatattatggaattaaaagctattctaaggattttgagcattattcactttttttaaacacactgctattattctgaacacaactgtatgtgtttgttggACATGTgctgttgtgattggttcagTCAGTTAAAAAAGCAACTATTTCATCATTTCATGAATAGGATAATCTTCATTTCAGAGTATTTGCTCTCAGAGTCTGACCACATTTTCTGGAAAAGACCTTTGGATTGAAACATTCCTTCTgtaatttcctgtttttttctcatgGCTAAGTAGCTTATTCTCATGGGCGTTGTTTGACTGCTGTGTTTATGTCAGTGCAGTGGGCTGAGCTGTACTCTGTGTGACAGCCacacttaaagagacaggtagaaatgcagaaatatgaagcGACGTGATTCTGTCTATTCAGAGATACACACATTTGCCCATCTAATGTTATGTGACACTACAGCCACTCTCATTACAGCACAGTTGCTAGCTGTGAATGCTACCAGTGAATGCTGTCATTTTTCAGTCTCTGTGCTGTATCCATGGTGAAACTCAGGCATTCATTTTCCATAATGTCAGCTCAATCTGAATTGGTTTGAGTTTTCATGGGAAAGAAAATGCAATGTGGGGCTGTGGTGGAATCAGATTGACGCAGTATTTTTAACACTTGCCCAGTGTTTTGATGAGAACCGGGTCCTATTTAGTAAAATACAATGTGTGCTAATTTCAAGCTGTGAGGGTCAAGAAGAAGTATAAACAGGGAAGAAGTACATTCATTCACTGAAGTACTGTGAACAAATTACTTACAAActtaaatatttacatttgataAGATTTGCTCAgggggaaatattgtactttttaatcctctacatttatttgacagctatagTTATAGTTTCTTTTCACATTAACTTTTACATTAAAGAAATATTTAATAAGGATATGAAATGTAACACGATTACCAGTTGTTCCAAACCCCCATTCTACTAAAAAACTGTTCAGATGGCCATGAGTTGTTGGCAGTTCCACCAAAGAAATatttcagcttcttaaatggTTTAATATAAATGTAACGCTAGTTATTGTTATCGTTAACTATTAACTCGTCGTTACTTTCGGGACGTGGATAGAGTAAGAGCATGGAGACAGCTTCGACTGTGTAAGTTGGtccatttttcttttatgaTATGTCCCATTTCAATAAATCTCATctcacataaataaataactgttcGAGGACTAAAGAGGTCAAATCTTCCAATATTTCATAAAAGGCATTAGAGAAAAGTCCAAGGCACAATCATCTCACAACCACCCAAatttatcttgtgaccctttGGAGGGGGCCTGACTcctaggttgggaaccactggactaaacTAAATGTATAAACCAGCTAAGAAAGTAAAATAGGCTATTACTTACGCATTGATGCATTAACAATCTTATAATGTTTTATATAGGGCATTTTGTTTCTGCAGAACGAGTACTTTAACGTTGGTTTCTAAATACAGTACAGGACTTGTACTTGTAATTGAGTATTTATACgttgtggtattagtacttttacttaagtaaaggaactgagtacttcttccaccactggatgtgaggcattttgtgTCAGTGatcttgaaaaagaaaaagaggaagatgcTCTAACAGGTCAGACAGGCTCAGATGTACTGTAAAGAGTTAATAGAGAAGGAGAAAAGGTGAGTGAATATGGAAGAAACGTCTTTTATGGTTGTGTGTGCAGTGTCAGTTCCAGTGGTGggggtgaagagagagagagagagggagagagagagatgtgtatgtgtgtgtgtgtgtgttgctcagATTTTCCTACTGCAAAATCCAGTCAGCTCTGTTGGAGTGATGCTGTGATAGAATGAGGGGTGAGAGGGATAGTGAAGAGTCTCCTGATGATGATTTCATTGATTCTTGCAAACTGCTGCTCACATTATTGTTTATAGGCTAGCCTACTGTTtcactgactacgtttacatgcacataattaAAGTGAGTAGCCTAGTCAGTCCACTAATAGTCcagtttacatgcagccgtgcaaaacaggacttttttcaaagtttaccaccGGTGGCGGAGTTGTTCGACCGTGCAAACACgtgcgtccctctttcatttcttcaagCACCTTCTTGAAAAGATCGTCGTTGCGATGTTTGCGCATATCCAAACACCTGTTTGAAACAAGTGTTTCATTAATGtataaaagtagctgtgtttcttttcttttgagcatgcatctctaccgcagccGGATTCACTTAAACTGTTTGTCTGGTTGGttttgtgtacaacaaccatagcaacacacagagctgaccgtaagccaTCAACAGGGCGTAAACTGTTGCAAACTGCGGTAAAAAACCCCGATtgagaccaagggggtaagcgtctcctcacaacccgtagatcctatggcgccattttgatgctaataagtaCTCACCCcccattagcatcccattgactgccattcattttgacgccactttgacagcgaataactttacatctgaagcgtttaaagactttatttgtccattgtttatttctaaagaaacacgacaatgtataaaaggctccattaccttgtacctcacgttatggctccgtagcagacgtttttgtaaaaataggctaacgattgtgtcataaccacgcgacttactgtcgcatagtacaggaattaccgtatagtacaggagaagcttgcaggcagtttcgacttacattagctgtttaagtttaattactaatgttaactagcattttagttagcaataattagcctgtgtgcatgttatctccttacatatacctacgctctccgtctctgcaagattgggaatgattgagatttctcttggcacagctaccagaagacttccaccTTTCAGAGaggttgctcacatcacatttacgtcgtctctctcagttggagtctgcgcagtaacgctcggcgctcaccggaaaagtgcttctaatatccttcactggtctctgtccagagacacgggatctgttggtccattcttatatactgtctatgattgagacgcatattccggaTGCGCAGTATAGGCCTACATGTCCACAGAATGCTAAATTCGggaaaaggccttattcggaatatccaaacggaatatgctgtttacatgacctgaatCATAgtggcatatcatagtggggggtctgggtgtcctcccccagggaagttttgagcatcaacgacttcatttcctgtattcggatacacttttatgcaccaatttatgttGGAAATACCTtcatttagcctatgtgaagaagaaaaacacagatgacaattcaaaatatatcaaaaatataatagaaagtatgttgttgcttgtcattgggcatttttaagtgggtatatggaaatcctggagctttcttagtgggtatacgtatacctgtgtatcacgtagactacaccactgggtgCAGCTGCTATCAGAAGTAGAATTTCAACTATGATTGTCTGGCTCAGTTTTGACAAAAAAGTTTCATGATGCCATATGCTACATGTAagattcaatttcaattcaattcaattttatttatagtatcaaatcataacaagagttatctcgagacactttacagatagagtaggtctagaccacactctataaagccccaacaattccaatagttcccccaagagcaagcattagcagtggctattgcgacagtggcgaggaaaaactcccttttaggaagaaacctcggcagacccagactcttggtgggcggtgtctgacggttggggttatgacggtacaggatgtagcgtggcacagcagagcatgggtggacgcggtggacgcagcaggacgtagccgggcattgcagggaatcgcagagcgtagcacagtgtagcaggtccatagccacagctgcacccaagacccaggtcttggtgtcgccctaatccgaggcgatgttctgggcgaagaagaaacataaggactacGGGGaataaactccccagagctaggtgagtaacaagcacttctgagacaggatgtgcataaaaggaaacaaaagaaaagagcgtgtcataagaaggaacttcctcggcagtctagaattataacagcataactaggagaggcactatattattgattatacgataggtaaatctgatgactgtaaagagaagcagagagaagcaggggtgctgtgtctgcagctatacaccctgccccgccggtctaggcgttcactgcaactcatcactccctaactataagctttatcaaagaggagagttttcagtttagtcttaaatgtagcaacggtgtctgccccccgaacccagattgggagctggttccacaggagaggagcctgatagctgaaggctctgcctcccattctacttttagagactctaggaaccacaagtaa
The genomic region above belongs to Sander lucioperca isolate FBNREF2018 chromosome 12, SLUC_FBN_1.2, whole genome shotgun sequence and contains:
- the LOC118496493 gene encoding protein phosphatase 1 regulatory subunit 12A-like yields the protein MQAFVPRSYLTPVRDEEAESQRKAKSRHARQTRRSTQGVTLTDLKEAQKTNSQPPPDRQTEEGGTLDERTCLRKGMMDDRRVKIGLTESTETTEIIPKWSKMDEQGNIEPRLETLAESPIPNLSHSSIAGSCGLLYCNNSFRAGERWWRDENQNPVKDAAQLSLSRKQQQRRLCGDVGDSDYNTTKYQ